The genomic stretch GCTTACAGTTTTATGGTGCTCTTATGCAATTCTGGGCATACTATATGCTGTTCAGAAAAAAACACAAGGCATTATGCCAGTTTCTGCCATAATACTAGCAATTTTGCTGCCGTTTCTTTTCCTCCTGTTGTGATCTCAAGAGTCAAGCCTCTACTACTAGCCACAAGAGTGTGCTAATTAACACAGCCCACTACAAGTGCCAGTGACACCGTGCCACCCACCTACCAAAGGATACTTTGAAGCCTCATCTTATTGACTACTGATATTAACTGTTGGTTGGGAAAATGTGTGGATAGTGCTATAAACTTGCATTTCCTATAAAATTTGCAGAGATATTCTATCTCTTTTCTGATTGACACATTTTTATCATCACTTCCCATTTTTCCACCTTAGCACTACAAGTGCCAGTAACACTGTGCCACCCACCAACAAAGGATACTTTGAAGCCTCATCTTATTTTGACCACAGATATTAATAGTTGGATGGAAAAATGTGTGGATAGTGCTATAAACTTGCATCTCCTATAAAATTTGCAGAGATATTATAGCTCTTTTTTGATTGACACATTTACCATCACCTTCCATTTTCCCACCTTAGTAGGGCCACCCACTACATTGGAAGACACTCAATGAGAACGAGTTTCCCTTCTATTTAtgcatatataatatatatatcaatGAAAATCTTGCATTTCTTAATATTGAGCTTGCAACTCCTTTAGGCATCTGAAATGTATATATATGGTCGATTCTGTAGGTTTTAGTTGGGAGTCAGTCCTTTTGCAAATGATAACACCCTATCTTTTAGGAATCTGTTAAGAGTTCAGATTCAGATGTTATTTGTTACCTTTGTGGACTTTTTAAGCTGAAACCTGTACACTCTGTCTGGAGAGGATTTAGATTGTTTCCGTAAGTAACAGACAAAATGCTCCTTTTTTGCACCACACTTGAAGAACCACTGTCATGTTTAGTGTTAGTACCAGCTGCTTTTGGAAATTATCAACCAGTTTTATCAGCTAAAACCTCAACTCTATCACGATAACGAAGTTACTTTCTTAATCAAGTTTCAGTGTTTGAAATTAGAAAATTCCTACAAGTCAAGATAATACTATTCTGTCATAGTTGGACGAGTATATTATGGTTATACCAATACTGTGTTGGTGATTTTAGGCCGTATCTGTTGCTGAAAGAGTTGCTAATGAGCGCTGTGAATCCTATCCAGGATCAGATGATTCTTTGGTTGGTTATCAAGTTCGTCTTGATAGTGCAAGGTAATCCAATTTAATTCTTTCTTGAAATATTTGTTTCTCTAATACCGTCTCTTATAAAATGGAGGAGAAATACAAATCTTTCTTTTGTTGGTTTGATTGTTTAAGCTGCTAGTAGTAAATATCTTTGCATTTAGTCACATTCTAGTTATTTGCGGATACTCTTAGTTCTGTATATGGTGAGGGTTTTGTTTGAATGGGGCAATGGCtatcaaataaaattgattAATGGGGAAGTGTATATCAAAATGGGGTAACAATGAAATTATTTCTGTTCCGAATTCCACATATCAAGAACCATCACTAGGAGTGGCTCCTCACTGATTTTCATTCCAGTGTTTGTTAGCTCCAACCTAGCACCCCTTGAGTATCTATCTTGACATTTCTATATTGGTGATATTCTTCTTCATGCTTGTACTTTTTTTCACTATTCACTCAATTAAGGTTGCAATCAAAGTTAAAATCTTAGATGGTTTTGATGAAAGCTCTAAGTGCACTTTCTGTAAGATTGCACACTTGATGCAATTTTGCTGTTTAATTATGAAGGTATGAGGGATTAAGGAAAGAATGTGAGACCTTTGGCTTTCCATGGTTTGGTGCCTAATTATTTGATGCTGGGATGCACATCTGTTTAAAGATATAGTCTACCAGAAGCTCTTAAGTTTTGTTAGTGCATATGTATATTAATGCTTCACTGCATGCTCAGTCGTTTTCTCATGTTATCATCTTGTGGAGCATGTTTGATAAACTCTGCAATTTCTCTTATATGGTTGACTACTTAAGGAATGAAAGAACAAGGCTTCTCTTTTGTACTACTGGCATTCTCCTGCGGATGATATCGGTAGGTTTTACAATTTTTACTATGCAGTACATTGTTTCTTGCAAGTAGGTTATTAAAACATTTGAAGTTAAATGTATCTTTCCCAATTTTTTACTCCTATTAATCAGTGTTGAGATGATATGGTATCCATCTAGTTATACGGGCTCAATAAAAAAAACTGGCATTTACGTATCAGATCCTCCTCTTCCTTTTGTCTTTCTTATACTGTTTTTTATTGGCAGGGTAACAAAGACTTAGCTGATATTAGCCATGTCATAGTCGATGAAGTTCATGAGCGGTCTATTCTGGTTAGTACAAATGTTCTTTAGTCTTTTCATGGTTATTGGTTTTGGGGAAGCTTCTCACTTGTGCTGAACTAgatgaactgtaaatacgcttTCCACACACTATTCTGTCCCCAAAGTGGTGTTTTATGCAGGAAGAAGTATGCAGATCATAACCATGTGTATCTTCATTGCCCCTTTTCTCTCAAACTTTTGCAGAGTGCTAAATGAGCTTCAAAGACAGTGGATTCTACCACGTTCaccaaatattaatttttctaGTAAAATTTATTCagataaaatatttagataGAGATCTTAGCGTGCATTCTTTAGAACTCTTAAAAATTGTCGTTTGACCCGCTTCatcttctatggtgtattgaaCAGATATACCTACCTTGTTTGTAAGTTAAGCACATGCATACTATTTTGCCAATTGCTTATTATGATCTTTCTTAGTGAGTGTGAGAAAGGTTTATTTAACTGGCTAACTCTCAGATTTAATGTGTAACAGGGGGATTTTCTGCtcattattttgaaaaatctgATTGAGAAGCAGCAAAACACCTGGGGAAAATCGAAGTTGAAGATTATTCTTATGTATGTACTCAAACCTTTTTTTGCGACAGACTGACAGCTTGTTTTGTTAGTTGATGCTGCTTAATGGTGGTTTGCTGTTGTCCTGTAGGTCGGCAACAGTTGATTCACACTTGTTTTCTCAGTACTTTGGTAATTGTCCTGTGGTTACTGCTCGAGGAAGAACTCACCCTGTATCAACCCAGTTTCTTGAGGATATATATGAGATTTTGAACTACCGCCTTGCTTCAGACTCACCTGCGTCCATTGATAATGCAATATCTGGGTCATGGAAGGTATGTGTTCAGTAGTTATATGTGCATACAGCCCAACAGTATGGAGTAATTGCTATGAGTACTTACTGGGAAACGTCCATCACTCTCAAGAAATTGAAGATCAGATTTTCCTGACTATAATCAGGGATATAAAATGATAGAAAAACTTAGGGAGATTGAACTTTTAAGTTTTTGATGTCCTGTCTAGCAGTCTGGTTAAATTAGTGTTTGgacttaaaaatgaaaaaaatgatattgaAGGATCACCCACTTTGCAAACTTGTATTTGTAAAAGGTACAGATCTCCCTTTGTTGCAAGGCACTAGGTTGCTTTTGCGTCTCCAAGTCAAGGAAAAACTCAAAAGGAGAATGCTATCTGTTTTCATCTAATTAATTCTTGCTCTTATCTGGGCTTCTTGTTTGTGTCTTGGTGACTTACAAAGAGTTCATTATTCATATAACAAAGACATTCTAGTATGGGTTATTTGCAGTTGTggtatttgtaattttattgttAGTTCACGTGGTTATTGGCATGTCACTGTTTATGGGCATCACCTACACAAACTATGCTAACCATTGTCTTTTCTTGCAGGGTGCTCCTGTTGGTGAGAGTAGAGGAAAGAAAAATCTTGTTTTATCTGGTTGGGGCGACGAGTCCTTACTTTCTGAGGAACTTATTAATCCGTATTACATTGGAAGCGACTATCTAAACTACAGTGAGCAGACCCGCCGAAATTTGGTATGTAAGGTCATTTCGAGAAGGCTGCATTTCACGAGTCATTACCACAGTTAATCTATATTGTCTTAATGCAGAAAAGATTAAATGAAGATACTATTGATTATGATCTACTGGAGGATCTGGTATGCCATATTGATGAAACCTATTCCAAAGGGGCCATACTAATCTTTTTACCGGTAGGGCATTATATACTTCTGCAAATTCTGTTGTGTTAGTTGGTCACCTCACCTGCCTCTCTGGCAAGTTTGTTAGTTCATATTCTCTTTTGCCATATGACAGGGAGTTGCTGAAATAAATATGCTACGAGATAGACTTGCCGCTTCTCACCGATTTCGAGGACTTTCATCTGAATGGCTTTTTCCGTTGCATTCATCTATAGCATCTGAGGATCAACGGAAGGTGTTTTCAAACCCTCCTGATAACATGCGAAAGGTAGTTTTTCATTGTGGTTCTTACCTCCGTAAGCTGGCATAATTACTTCGATTCAGTAGAACACGCATCTCGTGTTTTAGGGTATTGTTTGAtacattttcttgtctttcatgtcCATTGCATATATTATTTCCTTGAAGTCCATAAAGATTAACACCTGTCTTTACACATTGTATGAATTCATTCTCAGTTACATCCCAAAATTTGTATGATATACCGTCTACAACTTTTAAAACCTTGACCTTCTTACTTAAAAATGGGTGAATATTCCCAAATGAACTACAGATCTATGATAATATTCCTAAGAATCAAGGATAGatcaatgttatcaatctcgtatggcggcttatggcggtttgcctaaaaaccgccacagggatatggcgtattagtatggcggatatggcggtcaaaaattaaataaataaaataatacttatatatttatatataattcaaaaattaaaaaataaatataacatctaaaacactttaaacaattaataaagcataatataccactctaaccaccatgtttcttgcataatgccctattcctaaatgcagtacacacgcaaAGTTGTCAAATGTcagatatggcggtgctatggcagtgacatggtgctatggcgtttccaccaccgaacgccatgccatagcgccatggcgccgccataaccgctatttgataacattgggATAGATTGGCTAGGTATATTGAgtattattatttctttatttattttgaatatatgCTCAGCTCTTGTGTCTAGCCTGTGGCACCATTAAATCAATAAGAAAATAAGTGTTTGGGTAGCTATTGATGCTTTAGCTTTGAAGTTGGCATAGTTGTTATGTGGTGAATAATGTGTCTTGATACAGATAAAAAGATTAACAAAATAACTGGACAAGAGAAAGGGACAGATTGAAAACCTCAACTATATGGGGTTATGTCATGCGGCCTGTCTATCTTTATCTTCTTTAAGCTTACACTCAGAAATTAAACCCTAATGAGAACATGAAATCTGTCGGAGTCAAGGTTTTCAGATTTGAATCTGCTCTGTTGAACTCAACTGAAGGGGAAGTAGCCTCTGTGATAGCCTGTCCCAGCACAAAGCTGATGTATTAAAGTTCCAGGGAAAAAGAGCGATGTCCAACTAATTGCAAATTTGCAATTGATACGACATCACTCACTATAACTAATAGATGAATGTGATTTTGTACTTTCCACTTTCTTTATTTGTTGGTTGATATTTTCACAGGAAAAAGCAAGGGTTGATATTTGATGTTATAATGAATGAGCCTTTACGTGTTTCAGGTTATTATTGCCACAAATATTGCAGAAACAAGCATAACTATAGATGACATTGTGTATGTGGTAGACTGTGGCAAGCATAAGGAGAATCGTTATAATCCAAATAAGGTTGGTGCTCATTTGCTTGAACTTGTATTACAATTAGAGTAAGGTGGATGATTTTGGACTCTGATTGTTCTGGAAGTGTGATCATTTCATGTAAAAAGGTGAAAAATGAAGAACATTTACCAATCAACTTgcaaaaaatgattttatgacTTTGAAATGCTCATTCTGTATCTTGAGACCACAGCACCTTCATGTGGCTACATTGGTCATTTTGCTCCTGGCCTCCTATTTGATCATAGTGATGGAAAATTCTTTCTTCAAGTATGTTTACACCCTGCCATGCAATCTATTAACATCAATCAATGTGTTATAATTGATACATATAGAAACTATCAAGCATGGTGGAAGATTGGATATCTCAAGCAAATGCTAGGCAACGGCGAGGAAGAGCTGGTCGTGTGAAGCCTGGAAATTGCTTTTGTTTGTATACGAGGCACAGATATGATAAACTAATGCGGTCATATCAGGTGCTCTATGCTTTCTCAACCAGTAATGATAGTTAGAGAAATAACAAGGTTATAAGAGTCGCATGCCTCATGTTCGTTTGACTCTACCTAATTTCTGATGCTGGAAATGTCTTGATATGTGTAGATCCCTGAGATGCTGAGAATGCCACTGACAGAGTTATGtctgcaagtaaaattgctttcTCTCGGTTCCATAAAGCAATTTTTGTCCATGGCAAGTTCTTTTATTGGATTATGATCTTTTTCCGATTTTCTAATCCTTGCGTGCACTTGCTCAGTTGCTCATAATATCTATGTTTGAGTTTTTTAGGCTCTGGAACCTCCAAAGGAAGAAGCAATTTCATCAGCAGTTTCCTTGCTCTATGAGGTGGGATTTTAGTTTTTTTGCTAAACTGAGCCTGCTAGGATTTTTTGTTCTACTTGGGTGTTGCATTAGAAGTTAAAGGCGTTCACTGGCTATATGTGCAAAGGCATCTGACTATATGGTTAACTTCCTCAAGATAGAAACGCGAATAAATAATAATGGTTAATGTATTTGTAGCAACAGATGTATCTCACAATGATAATGACTTCTTAGTTTAGATTTTATTTGTATACTGCATTTCATTTAGGTTTCTTACATTGGAGTAGAGTTTCATGTACTCTTCTTATAGAATGATACAAACACCATTGATGTTTTAATAGCTTTGTCGGATTCAAACTATTTGAAAAaaagagtaatttttttatgttagtTGTTGACAGTTGTGTAGTCCAAACTAATTCATGTAATCAGAATACTCACTTGTTTGTCCAAATATCTTTTTCATGGAATGTTTTCCATAGGTTGGTGCCGTTGAAGGAGATGAACAATTGACTCCTCTCGGTCATCATCTTGCTAGACTCCCAGTTGATGTATTGATTGGAAAGGTAAGCTTCGCATATCAATGACATTTTTGTAGGGCTTGTGgaatttttaagatttttttgTGTCAGATTTTCTTACAGGCAATCGTGATAAATAACCTTTTGCTTcgacaaaaataatttgtttccACAAGTTTAAAAACATGTGAATACTGTTATCCACTTTCATGTAGCAATTACATATAGAGTCATCTTTCACTGTTTTTTGAGCTAAAATTGTACTTAAGGGACTATTGATTACTTTTGGCTTCAGTTGTGCTGAAGAGATATTTTCTGATCACATCCTTTGTCAATgctaatttttttcttaacttGCAGATGATCTTATATGGTGGAATATTTGGATGTTTGTCACCTATCCTCACTATTTCAGCATTTTTGAGCTATAAGTCACCATTTGTGTATCCAAAAGATGAGGTTTAGAACAAAgctatatattttctttttatttctattgAATTGCCAatatcacatatatatatatatatatatatatcacacACTTTGCAGAGGGAAAATGTTGAACGTGCAAAGTTGGCTTTGTTGGCTGATCAGAGTGGTGGTGGAGTTGATGCATTCGTCAGGCAATCTGATCATCTTTTAATGATGGTTGCTTATAAAAAATGGGATAAAATTCTTAGTGTGGTGAGCCTATCTAGAACTCAATGTTGAGCTTTTTACATGTTTATCCTCTTGTTGTTTTTTCTATTCCATGAGCCAAATTTTATAGCAAATACTGGAAATGTAAAGCGATAATTACATTGTGAAGTACTTGCCTTTACATTTTGTTTATCCTCTAGGAACTGCAGCAATTAGTGCGTAGCAGAAAGTGACTATGTACGCCTAAGATGCCTAGCGAAACCTACATTATCCACAGATAGTTTTAGCGTTAAAAATATCTGTTTTtggtgtttgttttttattggaAAAAACAAACTTCTACCCTATCATTAGGATTTCATGCCAGTATCTCTGggaaaaatgtgaattttagaCAGTTAAAGGTGGATGCCATTTCTTTAAAAGGATGATAAGACATTGTGAATTACATGTTAGGCTTATTCAATGAGCAACATGGAAAAGTGAAACACAAGCAAAGGAGGAAAGGAGGTTATACATAGTTTTGGTGCATgtgcatattttgtgtatgcATATTATTTGGACGATCATCGAAGAAACACACCTTGATTCTGTATTACTAACTCAATTAGTCTGACATTATTTGTTGTGTGTAGAAGTTGTTTGAATGGTttgaaaacagaaaaagaaacaGAAGACTTTGACACAACCAACCTAGCAGTGATAAACTTCTTTTGTTAATTCAAAGCATGTTGATTTAAAAAGTGATCCTATGTAATTATTTTATGGAGGACTTTGAAagcaataatttattttgtagttGATTACgatcaattataattattagtCAACATTACTTAAATTTAAGTAGTATATCAAACCACAACATTTCTTGACTGTTCTATTCCATCCTCttgtttaaattaaatttgtacCCTTTGCCATAAATTAATCATTTGTTGAGCATGCCATAGTAAATAATGCACTGATGTGGAATCTAAAATAGAGAATTTATGGACGTTTATTTGGAATCTGGATTATTTTGAAATCCAACAACTTTTATCACCCAGAGTATTGCAGGATGGGCTATGCCACCAATTATTTAACAGGCATAATCTGCAAAATACTCATGTGACCTTTACGGAGGATATACATGGTTATTAAATGATAGTGTGTATCTATATCAATTAGTTGACTACTGGACATGAATTATGCTCTTTCACAGTAATAAGTTCTCTGTTTTTGTAGCATGGAGTTAAAGCAGCCCAGAAATTTTGTGCTACCCATTTCATAAGTAGCTCTGTCATGTACATGATAAGGTATACAGTATATCTCTTCTGTGCCCATTGTTTTCATCTTAGAAGGATGTAGTTTACCGGAAATTTCATGGAAATATTAACAAGTTTTGCTGATTAACAGGAAGCATCACATTCAAGTTTTGCTGATTTTAAGTGCCACTTAAGATGAACCTTTTTCTCTTTATAAAGGGAAGTAAATTAAGATTATACAGTGTATAATGATTATTTTTGCTATCTTTGTAGGGACATGAGAATTCAATTTGGTAATTTGCTTCATGACATTGGGCTTATAAATATGCCACAGGTATTCTTACTTTTTTAACACAATCTTATGAGTTAGAGCTACCAGTTTCTGATATTATTGTGGATGCATCTCTCTTCCATATTAGATATACAGGGTTTCTTCCTGATTGTTGTTTCCAAGTGATTTATGTTATAGATACACACTATAAgttttactccctctgtcccatttaTATTGGCCTATTTTACATGGGTGGGTTCATAGGATGTTGCTTTATGTTGTAAAGGTGAGTGGGTGTTTGAGTAATAAAGGTGTTTCAATAGGAAATAGGCTGGGATGGCttaaaaaggaaaacaagtCAATATatatgggatggatggagtattaaatcgACAGAATAGCTTCCAAGAACAAAGTATCTGAAATAAAATTACATCCTATTTCAGAGATAATTTTCTGTGGCATCATCTTCATTTTTGTATATTAATGTTAGAAAGAGTCGGACACCCAAAGTTTTCtgttgagatgtgctagacaaGGTATTTTCAAGAAGTAAAAAACAAGTGGTTATATTGTTTCTTTGTATTCCCTCTTGTCACTTCATACATAATGGTAATAAAATGAGAACACATACCATGCTGATTGTGGTTGAGTTTCAGTAATTTTCTCCTAGAAGCTAACCATGCTTGTTGGTGAGTAttaagtattatttttctaGCTACATATAAAAGGTTTTGTTAAGAGCTGACCTTAATTCTTTCTATAGATGGGCTGGCAGCTGTAGGAGCAAAATAATTAGTAGTCAACTTCTCTATCTATATTTCaacataatactccctccatcccacgtTACTCgaggcgtttctttttggcacgggatttaagaaagttgtgtttagtgaattaaataaagtagaagagagaataaagtaagagagaggagagagggtgaagtaaaagaaagaataaagtgtggttagatgttttgtttttagtcaaaaagagaaatgactcaagtaacttgggacaacccaaaatggaatacgactcaagtaacttgggacggagggagtatacatTTAGTTAGCTGCTTTTTATGAGTTTTGGAAAGATTGTATTGTCATGCCCAACAGAATATTACATATACGTGTGTATAACATTTTTCTAAGGCAGAAGTTTCTGAAACAGGTTGGatggaaaaagaaagaaaagctTGAGAACTGGCTTTCAGATTTGTCTCAACCCTTTAATCAGTACTCAGATCAACTGACACTAATACGGGTAAGACCATGTCATCCTCATCTATTTTAGCATATCATGTGCAATATATTGTATACATGCAGCTGACTCTCCTATCTTCTTAGAATATTGACTGTTGTGTGTTATGTCTGTCTTGTTCTTGTATTATTATCTTTCTTGTTTTTTATGAAGTTCTGAAAAATCCATTTTTTATGTAAGACTTTACTGGCCATATATTCCTGTTTCAATAAATCAATATTGACAATTTCCTATTTGATAAATACAAAATGCTCTCAAATTTATCACAATAACGATTTTCAGTGCCGAGAAATTGAGTTCGCAATTCGACTCACTGGAGCTATCCTTGCTGGCCTAAAGACATAATTTTGGTGTAGCTAATCCGGATGATAAATATGGGAAGCTTACATGACCGAAACCTAATTCAATGATAAAGATGATATGTATCAGCCATGCATAGTGACAAAAGAGGATTAATTAAAGTGATTTGATTAGTTGTGACTAATTTTGCTCGGACATAAACCTGAAAATTGTTCTCATTTCAATTACTACGACTAATTTTGCTTGGACAGAAACTATTGTCAGTTTTTTGGTAGTTTGGCATTAACCGTATATCTACTGAAATTCAATCATATCCCTTGCTACTGACActattttccttgttcatcATTTTGAGGTGTTGGGAAGCATCTATCACGACCTGTGGGTCTGCATTCTTATGTTTGACTGAGGACTGTTTATTAATGTGTTTTCCTATAGTTAGTTATCCTCCATGTACACGTGCAGGCAGTACTATGTGCGGGCCTCTATCCTAATGTTGCTATGATTGAAGTAGGAAACACTGGTAATCGATCCGTGTGGTTTGATGGAAAAAGAGAAGTTCGTATACATCCTTCTTCTATTAACAGTAGCCAAAATAAATTTCAGTATCCCTTTCTGGTCTTTCTTGAAAAGGTAAGAGCACTTCCTTGTAAATTGTCTTATGTTATTAGACCTACTATCAAGGATATGATTATTGAGTGCAGCATAACCAACATGGGGAATAGGATAAATTCTATCATTTGAGCCCATGATATATTGATATGGATCATTGTTTTCACAAGATGAACTTTGTCAAAAGAATTGGCATTGCAAGATGCTTTGCCCCCTTTATTGTGAACTTTTGATTCGCAAAATCAACATGATGATTCAAGACTGAAACAAGGTCTGCGattataagaaaaatataaaatgtggAAGAGGAATCTTATGAGAAATTAAGAGTAAACTTTACATGCCGAATTTTCATTACCTAGTCGTTGACAATATCTGTTGATGATGCCCTTAAAGGCATCCTGAAGCCTGCCGTTTTCTGTACTTCCGGATTACTTATTTGTGTCAAAATATGAGTAGATACTAGATACTAAGTACAAATGGCCAAGGTGCTTTCTATTGCACATATGAAGAAGCTTTTCAACCTTTCATTAATTTGAGCAGTGTCGTCATGTTAGTTCGAAGTTGTTAATTAGAATTTAGACCAACACACGATATATACTACTTTGGCTGGTTTACATAGTCATTACTTACCTCTTTGCTTGTTCTTTCAACTCTATCATACTTTTGACATCTTTCTCTCGAACTTTTGTTTGTACAATTGCAGGTTGAGACAACTAAAGTGTTCCTTCGAGATACAACTATTGTTTCACCCTACTCTATTTTGTTGTTTGGTGGATCAATAAATGTTCAACATCAAGTATGTCTCAGACCTtaacaaatttataatttgtgCATAATCTATTGCCTTGCCCTCCATAAGAAGAGTGGGATCATCTAATCTTATAACGGTTCTTTCTCTTGAATTTCAGACTGGATTAATCACTGTTGATAATTGGCTGCAAATGTCAGCACCAGCACAAACTGCTGTCCTCTTTAAGGAACTTCGAAGTACACTTCATTCCATTCTAAAGGAGCTGATTAACAAGCCACAGGTATGATATCAACATGGGTGTGTGAGAAAGAAATATAAAAACTAAGAGTATATTAGTAGTACTTCAGAGCTACTTAAAAGGGTTTTGAGAGTCACCAGTTGAATTTAGGCTTTCACACAGATAATTTTTCTAGCTACTGCTTGAAACTGTGGCTGGAGGGAAACAAAAAACAGGTTACCATTATATAATTAGTCTTTATTCTCAAGTACAGTGCAAGTTTTCTTTTAACTGCAGAAAGGTAAGAAATTTAAGGAAGGCTCTCTAAATTCCAAGATCTGTGGATGGATGCTTTAATGTAAAGATTTATTTGACCTCGTAAAAAAGAAAACTCCCTAGACGGGTTGTTTGAAAACCCATTTCCATCTTCGACCTCCTTTCTATTAAGACATAAGTATCAATGCAGTTTGACTTCATCCACATGTCACTGAATTTCAATTATCTGCATGACCTGGATTAATTGACTTTAACAAACCATGATGAAAGCAATCAAGTACTCAATTTGCTGACTATGATTTGAATTATCTTTTATGGCTTTGCAGAGCTCTGGAATAACCAATAATCAACTCATGCGATCTATAATTCACTTGTTCCTCGAAGAAGATAAAGTGACTGAGTAATCGCGTCTGAAAATTCAGGATCGTTATAGGTCCATTCTTCTCTATTCTTTTTATGATTTGCTCATATGTATTTAAGAGCATAATCTGATATGTATCTGCTCGCTTTTGAAGGTTTTACTGAATGTTCGTGAGGGTCAGTTTCATCTGCCCAATTTTAGgctgttgaaaatttgcatcaGATGATGATAGAAACTTTCCAACATTCAGGATGTGGGAATTTTTGAATTGCATCCTGTAATATTATTCTATTGG from Salvia splendens isolate huo1 chromosome 15, SspV2, whole genome shotgun sequence encodes the following:
- the LOC121769312 gene encoding DExH-box ATP-dependent RNA helicase DExH7, chloroplastic-like isoform X1, with the translated sequence MAPKKDHQKRKTKTSSSKGKASAASSSSTGPKLQLSADNENRLRRLLLSSGRPAASSAPSEDVLSLSKEQRAKRLRSVYEKLSCEGFKDDQIELVLSALKETATYEAALDWLCLNIPGNELPLKFSSGSSLSTSIGSVGVISTAREDWVSSKESIPGPVEVKEQGTLMVKELRDDATLDSVQHSQANWIRQYMERQEEDDSDSWETYSMENASLEKALEPRSNYESIIEDYHAARQQAANAKDRGDKKCQEEAGFIIRKLKKEISALGLSVDILESGYVCSSHGVAEDKGPEYVPSGNSGGNAANKCDVVDETACTEFGVQLEQTGLDSSDLHENSSDIAPVSISMQNGDTLYEKPDDVELGDFFSEDISLDQVVPRVVLEDQKRERMRELCSEKNLEKMEGIWKKGDPKRIPKAVLHQLCQRSGWDAPKYDKVPGKGDSFGYSISVLQKARGRGKSRKVGGLTTIQLPHQDEILNTPEDAQNRVAAYALHRLFPDLPVHFALPEPYSALVLKWKEGDMSATVKDEREDRRAGFLVSLLNAEKAETPVKAEHPVEAGHQEKTQVPVERAGGTDHNSMGRNKHVESAYLKKKQECKKEMTKYKVMLQARSSLPIAELKDDILHFLEENNVVVISGETGCGKTTQVPQFILDHMIEAGLGGQCNIICTQPRRIAAVSVAERVANERCESYPGSDDSLVGYQVRLDSARNERTRLLFCTTGILLRMISGNKDLADISHVIVDEVHERSILGDFLLIILKNLIEKQQNTWGKSKLKIILMSATVDSHLFSQYFGNCPVVTARGRTHPVSTQFLEDIYEILNYRLASDSPASIDNAISGSWKGAPVGESRGKKNLVLSGWGDESLLSEELINPYYIGSDYLNYSEQTRRNLKRLNEDTIDYDLLEDLVCHIDETYSKGAILIFLPGVAEINMLRDRLAASHRFRGLSSEWLFPLHSSIASEDQRKVFSNPPDNMRKVIIATNIAETSITIDDIVYVVDCGKHKENRYNPNKKLSSMVEDWISQANARQRRGRAGRVKPGNCFCLYTRHRYDKLMRSYQIPEMLRMPLTELCLQVKLLSLGSIKQFLSMALEPPKEEAISSAVSLLYEVGAVEGDEQLTPLGHHLARLPVDVLIGKMILYGGIFGCLSPILTISAFLSYKSPFVYPKDERENVERAKLALLADQSGGGVDAFVRQSDHLLMMVAYKKWDKILSVHGVKAAQKFCATHFISSSVMYMIRDMRIQFGNLLHDIGLINMPQVGWKKKEKLENWLSDLSQPFNQYSDQLTLIRAVLCAGLYPNVAMIEVGNTGNRSVWFDGKREVRIHPSSINSSQNKFQYPFLVFLEKVETTKVFLRDTTIVSPYSILLFGGSINVQHQTGLITVDNWLQMSAPAQTAVLFKELRSTLHSILKELINKPQSSGITNNQLMRSIIHLFLEEDKVTE